A part of Plasmodium sp. gorilla clade G2 genome assembly, chromosome: 8 genomic DNA contains:
- a CDS encoding U5 snrnp-specific protein, putative produces MALIKADTYVLEKDEENEVNERKSGLFCPTMLINSHKGEVYCVNFSCDGKYIASSSFDMTIMIHNVYNECETIGVLRGHKNAVLQAKWLNDDNYICSASADHNLFLWDVECESKLRSFKGHDSIVNGLDIINYNLFVSCSDDNTLKIWDIRSKRAVHMIKHDFPLLSVCSDKKGEFIFTSCVDNTIKRYDCKNYILKDTFIGHKDYITGLDINSEETMLASISADESICFWDIQPYACEEKLLFQLNGPKYNIDYNLIKLSFNNDNLLACGSGDNYLYIYDYKQKILKYSLPGHSSTINDVAFHPFEDIVASCSSDHTIFLGEI; encoded by the coding sequence ATGGCTTTAATTAAAGCTGATACGTATGTTCTAGAAAaggatgaagaaaatgaagtgAATGAAAGGAAAAGCGGATTATTTTGTCCTACTATGTTAATAAATAGTCATAAAGGAGAAGTATATTGTGTTAATTTTTCTTGTGATGGAAAATATATTGCATCATCAAGTTTTGATATGACTATAATGATtcataatgtatataatgaatGTGAAACAATAGGTGTTTTAAGAGGACATAAAAATGCTGTGTTACAAGCTAAATGgctaaatgatgataattatatatgtagtgCATCAGCTGatcataatttatttttatgggATGTTGAATGTGAATCCAAATTAAGAAGTTTTAAAGGACATGATAGTATTGTTAATGGATtagatataattaattataatttatttgtttcttgtagtgatgataatactCTAAAAATTTGGGATATCAGAAGTAAACGTGCTGTTCATATGATAAAACATGATTTCCCTTTATTGAGTGTGTGTTCAGATAAGAAAGgagaatttatttttacaagtTGTGTTGATAATACAATAAAAAGATATGATtgtaagaattatatattaaaagatacATTTATAGGTCATAAAGATTATATAACAGGATTAGATATTAATAGTGAGGAAACAATGCTAGCTTCTATAAGTGCAGATGAATCTATTTGCTTCTGGGATATTCAACCTTATGCATgtgaagaaaaattattgttTCAATTAAATGGaccaaaatataatattgattataatttgattaaattatcttttaataaCGACAACCTTTTAGCTTGTGGAAGTGGAGAtaactatttatatatatatgattataaacaaaaaatattaaaatattctttacCTGGTCATAGTAGTACTATTAATGATGTTGCTTTTCATCCATTTGAAGATATCGTTGCATCATGTTCTTCAGATCACACCATATTTTTAGGAGAGATATGA